One part of the Sus scrofa isolate TJ Tabasco breed Duroc chromosome 8, Sscrofa11.1, whole genome shotgun sequence genome encodes these proteins:
- the LOC100525237 gene encoding uncharacterized protein LOC100525237 has protein sequence MMLRSPLPAAVAFHTASHVSFPLFFFFLTSARGGAATARPLTSPLLARPRPGRGRGGGGPGASASLGPAGLGSAAGRGHGPRWRAEGEGPAEPSEPASRARNPARPPGRTARVGACTALVPRPARPGLGRRPEVPRPSSLLPRPLRTTPGVRRPS, from the coding sequence ATGATGCTGAGGTCTCCTCTGCCGGCGGCTGTAGCTTTTCACACAGCCTCTCATGTTTcgttccctcttttcttcttctttttaactaGCGCGCGGGGAGGTGCTGCCACCGCGCGCCCCTTGACGTCACCGCTTCTCGCGCGCCCCCGCccgggcagggggaggggcgggggcggcccCGGCGCGAGCGCGTCCCTGGGCCCCGCGGGCCTCGGGAGTGCGGCGGGGAGGGGCCACGGGCCGCGGTGGCGGGCAGAGGGGGAGGGCCCGGCGGAGCCCTCGGAGCCAGCCTCGAGGGCGCGGAACCCAGCGCGCCCGCCTGGCCGTACCGCCCGGGTGGGGGCGTGCACCGCCTTGGTGCCCCGGCCCGCCCGCCCGGGACTGGGGCGCCGCCCGGAGGTTCCCCGCCCGTCCTCTCTCCTCCCGCGGCCCCTCCGCACGACCCCAGGCGTGAGGCGGCCGAGCTGA